Within Limisalsivibrio acetivorans, the genomic segment AACTTCTGTCTTATATCGCTTCCTGTCATTCTTCCTTCTCCTCATTTCCAAGGGCGTTAAGGTACTCCTCCCACTCAGTGGGGAGCATATATTTCTTTTTTGAATTGCATTCCTTACAGGAGGGTACAACATTCCCCTTTGTGCTTGTTCCGCCTCTGGCGAGGGGTACGACATGGTCCATCGTAAGCTCATCTGGTCTGAAACTGCATCCGCAGTAATGGCACACACCAGCATCGACCTTCTGTTTCCACCATTGTTTACGGCGCAGAAGCCTGGCCTTTTCCTTCTCTTTTTTTATGTGTTTATCGTCCGCAGCATCAAAGAATATTGAATCCATAACCTATTCCGGTGACCGTAGAGTATAGGATACAGAATATTCAATATCAATACAATAATGCAAAAGAATTACATATTTTCTACACATTTTTTGTCATTTTTTATGGAATATCGTTCTAAATTCATTTAGTATTCATTTGCTTAAAAGCACAGCAACAAGCAATTTCTGGAGGGTATATGAAAACTGAGCGCACAGGGCTTGAGGAGTACGGGTTCACGAACCTTTCCCGTATCCACTGGAACCTGCCCACACCTGCACTTTATGAGCAGATCATAAATCGTAATGAAGGAATGCTCGCTCATCTCGGACCCGTGGTTGTCCGCACAGGACACCACACAGGACGCTCCCCCAACGATAAGTTCGTTGTGGACGAGCCGGAAACAACTAACGATGTGTACTGGTCCAAGGAGAACAAAAAGTTCACCGAGGAACAGTTCGACAAGCTTCTCGGCAAGATGGCCTCATACCTGCAGACAAAAGAGGTCTTCGTTCAGGAATGCTACGCAGGAGCAGACGAGGACACAAGGCTTAAGGTCAGGGTTGTAACAGAAAACGCATGGCACAGCATGTTTGCCAGAAACATGTTCATCCGTGAGAAGGACGTAAACAAGCTTGACGAGTTCCAGCCCGATTTCACCGTTGTTGACTGCCCCAGATTCCACGCCGACCCCGAAACCGACGGCACCAACTCCGAAACTTTCATCATAATCAACTTCAAGCGCAGAATGGTTATAATCGGCGGAACAAGCTATGCGGGGGAGATCAAAAAATCTATCTTCACCGTTATGAACTACCTTCTCCCCAAGAACGATGTAATGAGCATGCACTGCTCCGCAAACATCGGCGAAGAGGGCGACACAGCCATCTTCTTCGGCCTTTCCGGAACAGGAAAAACAACCCTCTCCACCGACCCCGAGCGATATCTCATCGGGGATGATGAACACGGCTGGAATGAATCCGGCGTTTTCAACATCGAAGGTGGATGCTATGCGAAGGTTATCAAACTCTCCGCAGAAGCAGAGCCCGATATATATGAATGTACAAGGAAATTCGGCACAGTCCTTGAGAATGTCATGGTAGATTCCAGAGGCAGAAGCATCGACCTTGATGATGACTCCCTCACAGAAAACACCAGAGCCTCCTACCCCATCACCCATCTCCCCAAGATTGTGGAGAGCGGCAAGGGTGGACACCCCGACAACATCATTTTCCTTACCTATGATGCCTTCGGCGTTCTCCCCCCTGTTTCCAAACTGAGCATCGAGCAGGCGATGTATCACTTCATATCAGGCTACACAGCCAAGGTTGCCGGTACTGAGAAGGGAGTTACCGAACCCAAGGCTGTTTTCTCCGCATGCTTCGGAGCACCTTTTATGGTTTGGCACCCCTCTGTTTATGCAAAGCTCCTCGGCGAGAAGGTGAGAGCGAAGGGGGCCCAGTGCTGG encodes:
- the pckA gene encoding phosphoenolpyruvate carboxykinase (ATP), translating into MKTERTGLEEYGFTNLSRIHWNLPTPALYEQIINRNEGMLAHLGPVVVRTGHHTGRSPNDKFVVDEPETTNDVYWSKENKKFTEEQFDKLLGKMASYLQTKEVFVQECYAGADEDTRLKVRVVTENAWHSMFARNMFIREKDVNKLDEFQPDFTVVDCPRFHADPETDGTNSETFIIINFKRRMVIIGGTSYAGEIKKSIFTVMNYLLPKNDVMSMHCSANIGEEGDTAIFFGLSGTGKTTLSTDPERYLIGDDEHGWNESGVFNIEGGCYAKVIKLSAEAEPDIYECTRKFGTVLENVMVDSRGRSIDLDDDSLTENTRASYPITHLPKIVESGKGGHPDNIIFLTYDAFGVLPPVSKLSIEQAMYHFISGYTAKVAGTEKGVTEPKAVFSACFGAPFMVWHPSVYAKLLGEKVRAKGAQCWLVNTGLTGGPYGVGKRFAIKYTRAIIKAILSGELASGKFTTDPEFGFGIPEHISGVPEEALDPSNGWSSRADYDAKLKELAGKFAENIKRFEEGMDPEILKGGPTL
- a CDS encoding HNH endonuclease; this encodes MDSIFFDAADDKHIKKEKEKARLLRRKQWWKQKVDAGVCHYCGCSFRPDELTMDHVVPLARGGTSTKGNVVPSCKECNSKKKYMLPTEWEEYLNALGNEEKEE